In Oncorhynchus clarkii lewisi isolate Uvic-CL-2024 chromosome 16, UVic_Ocla_1.0, whole genome shotgun sequence, one genomic interval encodes:
- the LOC139367304 gene encoding beta-casein-like has product MVTEKYILMVTEKHILMVTDKNILMVLDTDIVTEKDILMVFKMDILMVTEMDILMVTEKDILLVTEKDILMVTEKYILMVTEKDILIVTEKDILVVLDTDIVTEKDILLDILMVSEKDILMVNEMDILMVTEKDILMVTEKYILMVTEKYILMVTENDILIVTEKDILMVTEKDILIVSEKDILIVVDTDMVTEKDIPMVTEKEHPNGYGEVHPNGYGEAHPNGY; this is encoded by the exons ATGGTTACGGAGAagtacatcctaatggttacggAGAAgcacatcctaatggttactgacaagaacatcctaatggtcctggatactgacatcgttactgagaaggacatcctaatggttttTAAGATGGatatcctaatggttactgagatggacatcctaatggttactgagaaggacatcctattggttactgagaaggacatcctaatggttactgagaagtacatcctaatggttactgaaaaGGACATCCTAatagttactgagaaggacatcctagtggtcctggatactgacattgttactgagaaggacatcctattg gacatcctaatggtttctgagaaggacatcctaatggttaatgAGATGGatatcctaatggttactgagaaggacatcctaatggttactgagaagtacatcctaatggttactgagaagtacatcctaatggttactgagaatgaCATCCTAatagttactgagaaggacatcctaatggttactgagaaggacatcctaattgtttctgagaaggacatcctaatcgtcgtggatactgacatggttactgagaaggacatcccaatggttactgagaaggaacATCCTAATGGTTACGGAGAagtacatcctaatggttacggAGAAgcacatcctaatggttactga